One part of the Sulfolobus tengchongensis genome encodes these proteins:
- a CDS encoding NUDIX hydrolase, with protein MNRPLVAVGCLVISDNKVLLVKRKNPPNTGLWAIPGGKVEYGETLEEALKREMKEETGLEVTIGNLVSIVQVVSEGFHYVILDFECKPIGGELRASTDALQVEYVPFDKIKDIQTTKTTYEMLEKYFKGERPPYFITQISK; from the coding sequence ATGAACAGACCACTTGTAGCTGTAGGATGTCTTGTCATTAGCGATAATAAGGTTCTACTAGTTAAGAGAAAGAATCCCCCAAATACTGGATTATGGGCTATTCCTGGTGGAAAAGTTGAATACGGCGAAACATTAGAAGAAGCCCTAAAAAGGGAAATGAAAGAGGAAACTGGTCTAGAAGTTACTATAGGTAATTTAGTCTCTATTGTTCAAGTGGTAAGTGAAGGTTTTCATTATGTTATTTTGGATTTTGAATGTAAGCCAATAGGTGGAGAATTACGGGCATCTACGGATGCTCTTCAAGTGGAATACGTACCATTTGATAAGATAAAAGATATACAAACTACGAAAACTACTTATGAGATGTTGGAAAAATATTTCAAGGGAGAGAGACCTCCATATTTTATCACTCAAATCTCCAAGTAG
- the cdr gene encoding CoA-disulfide reductase, translated as MEKLIIIGGGAAGMTAASWARRLKPDLDITVLESTKMVSHAPCGIPYFTEGLFDDESLFMTYTPDYFIEKRKINVKINSIVEEVDLKSRILVVKENQDRIKYEFDNLLLSMGAKPKKINSDGEKIFYVHHPAEATHLRQKLWGFNRIAIIGGGILGIEMAEALRARGKRVIMIHRGKYLLNKMLDEDMGKVVTEKVSSEVELRLSEELVNVEEGGRIVITDKGKYEVDATIVAIGVEPNIDLVKNQLRIGETGAIWTDDHMRTSVKGVYAAGDVAEATNIITKKPDWVPFAPVANKMGFVAGNNIGGKNVIFPGVLGTMITKFEEYIIGKTGLTEVDAKKHGLKTVSATVHHKTRARYYPDSKDIIVKLIAEANSMRIIGAQIIGEEEVLGRLNMLAAVIQKGFTAEDLFFVETGYVPPVNRVWDVVTLAARKLYTGVGGE; from the coding sequence ATGGAAAAGCTGATCATTATAGGTGGCGGAGCCGCTGGAATGACTGCTGCTTCTTGGGCTAGGAGGCTTAAACCAGATTTAGATATAACGGTGTTAGAATCAACTAAAATGGTTAGCCATGCTCCTTGTGGTATACCTTATTTTACTGAGGGTCTTTTTGATGACGAGAGCTTATTCATGACATATACTCCTGATTATTTTATAGAAAAAAGAAAGATAAATGTTAAAATAAATTCTATAGTAGAGGAAGTGGATTTAAAATCAAGAATTTTAGTAGTAAAGGAAAATCAAGATAGAATAAAATACGAATTTGATAACTTGCTACTCTCTATGGGCGCTAAACCAAAGAAGATAAATAGCGATGGAGAAAAGATTTTTTATGTTCATCATCCTGCAGAGGCTACTCATTTAAGACAGAAATTATGGGGCTTTAATCGAATTGCAATAATTGGTGGAGGTATATTAGGTATTGAGATGGCTGAAGCATTAAGAGCGAGAGGTAAAAGGGTGATAATGATCCATAGGGGCAAATATTTGCTAAACAAAATGCTTGATGAGGATATGGGTAAAGTTGTGACAGAAAAAGTTTCTAGTGAGGTGGAATTAAGACTAAGTGAGGAATTAGTTAACGTTGAGGAAGGTGGAAGAATAGTAATTACAGATAAAGGAAAGTATGAGGTAGATGCTACAATAGTTGCCATAGGGGTTGAACCCAACATTGATCTTGTTAAGAATCAACTAAGAATAGGAGAAACGGGAGCTATATGGACTGACGATCATATGAGAACAAGTGTAAAAGGCGTTTATGCTGCAGGTGATGTTGCAGAAGCTACGAATATAATTACTAAAAAACCTGACTGGGTCCCATTTGCACCCGTTGCTAATAAAATGGGTTTTGTAGCTGGAAACAATATAGGTGGAAAGAACGTAATCTTCCCTGGAGTATTAGGAACAATGATAACTAAATTTGAAGAGTACATTATAGGTAAAACTGGTCTCACAGAGGTTGATGCGAAAAAGCATGGATTAAAGACAGTTTCTGCTACGGTTCATCACAAAACTAGAGCGAGGTATTATCCGGATTCTAAAGATATTATAGTTAAACTGATAGCAGAAGCCAATTCAATGCGAATAATAGGAGCGCAAATTATTGGTGAAGAAGAAGTCTTAGGTAGGCTAAATATGCTAGCTGCTGTGATTCAAAAAGGATTCACTGCTGAAGATTTGTTCTTTGTGGAAACCGGTTATGTCCCACCCGTAAATAGAGTTTGGGATGTAGTAACATTAGCTGCGAGGAAGTTGTACACTGGGGTAGGAGGAGAATAG
- a CDS encoding TIGR00304 family membrane protein: MDLNVLFDVGFILIFIGIIVLFIGMIREASKSSNQQEDKQKTQVGGVIFIGPIPIVFGSSKNIAKWMLIVAIVLFVLLVIFYFII; this comes from the coding sequence ATGGATCTAAATGTTTTATTTGATGTCGGTTTTATCCTCATCTTTATAGGGATAATAGTCCTCTTTATAGGAATGATTCGTGAAGCGAGTAAGTCTTCTAATCAACAAGAGGACAAGCAGAAGACTCAAGTCGGTGGTGTAATTTTTATTGGACCAATACCTATAGTATTTGGTTCTTCAAAAAATATAGCAAAATGGATGTTAATAGTTGCTATAGTATTATTTGTTTTGTTAGTGATTTTCTATTTTATAATATAA
- the cysS gene encoding cysteine--tRNA ligase yields MNFRIKLYNTFGRKLEELNTVTPNLVKMYVCGPTVYDYVHIGHGRTFVVFDAISRYLRLRGYTVIRVQNITDIDDKIIKKSQETGKDWREIVEYYSKDYIDTLSQLKVKIDIHPRVTQHIKEIIDFVQKLIDKGHAYATPGGSVYFDVDSYPNYGELSNTKKEEWNQGEEFVKEKKHPYDFALWKAWKPGEPYWESPWGKGRPGWHIECSTMSTRYLGEKFDIHGGGADLIFPHHENERAQTEALTGEKWVSYWIHSAFVTIRKEKMSKSLGNIIPLNEAIKKWGPSVLRYWYLSSHYRSPLDFSEEALEQARSALQRIKDSMAIIRSIISEGPKYYAKDEDIKLQREIIDNLNKFHEAMSNDFDTSTALSSIHEVARIVFSKLQYSRDYLGAMLAFEAFKQFNDVFGVMDEEFYPAYEKMYKIIDTIVDIRNQLRQMKLYEASDKIREELLKAGIRILDSKDKSTWRFE; encoded by the coding sequence ATGAACTTTAGGATTAAACTATATAACACATTTGGCAGGAAACTAGAGGAACTAAATACGGTAACACCAAATTTAGTGAAAATGTATGTATGTGGTCCTACTGTGTATGATTACGTTCATATAGGACATGGGAGAACTTTCGTAGTATTTGATGCGATATCTAGATATTTAAGATTAAGAGGTTATACAGTCATTAGAGTTCAAAACATCACTGATATTGACGATAAAATTATCAAGAAATCACAAGAAACTGGAAAAGATTGGAGAGAGATCGTAGAATATTATTCTAAGGATTACATAGACACACTCTCCCAACTCAAGGTAAAAATAGACATTCACCCACGTGTAACACAGCATATAAAGGAAATAATAGATTTTGTACAGAAATTAATAGATAAAGGGCACGCATATGCTACTCCAGGTGGTAGCGTTTACTTCGACGTTGACTCATATCCTAACTATGGTGAGCTTTCAAACACTAAGAAAGAAGAGTGGAATCAAGGAGAAGAATTCGTAAAGGAGAAGAAACATCCTTATGATTTCGCATTATGGAAAGCATGGAAACCTGGAGAGCCCTATTGGGAATCCCCTTGGGGAAAAGGCAGACCTGGATGGCATATAGAATGTTCAACTATGTCGACTAGATATCTAGGTGAAAAATTCGATATTCATGGAGGTGGTGCGGATTTAATATTTCCGCATCATGAAAATGAAAGAGCACAAACTGAAGCCTTAACCGGAGAGAAGTGGGTTTCATATTGGATTCATAGTGCTTTTGTAACTATACGAAAAGAAAAAATGAGCAAGTCCTTAGGTAATATAATACCGCTAAATGAAGCAATAAAGAAATGGGGTCCTTCAGTTTTACGATACTGGTATTTATCTTCTCACTATAGATCGCCATTGGATTTCTCAGAAGAAGCCCTAGAACAAGCTAGATCTGCTTTGCAGAGGATAAAAGATTCAATGGCAATTATCAGATCCATAATATCTGAAGGACCTAAATATTATGCTAAGGATGAGGACATCAAATTACAAAGAGAAATAATAGACAATTTAAATAAATTCCATGAAGCTATGAGCAACGATTTTGATACTTCTACCGCACTATCAAGTATACATGAGGTTGCGAGAATAGTATTTTCAAAGTTACAATATAGCAGGGACTATCTAGGTGCGATGTTAGCCTTCGAGGCATTTAAACAATTTAATGATGTTTTCGGAGTAATGGATGAAGAATTTTATCCCGCATATGAAAAAATGTACAAGATAATAGATACGATCGTGGATATAAGAAATCAACTGAGACAGATGAAATTATATGAAGCGTCTGATAAAATAAGGGAAGAACTGCTAAAGGCTGGAATACGAATCCTTGATAGTAAAGATAAATCTACTTGGAGATTTGAGTGA
- a CDS encoding bifunctional phosphoglucose/phosphomannose isomerase encodes MDEVYLNWDKLFDEASKFPIHDIKNDEIVFSGIGGSGIVGEIASILEVQLEFKKKFSGKETLIAVSYSGTTSETIYDVQNAIKSGSEVIIITSGGILEKLAKEKGLKLIKVPSGYQTRYAFPYLFTPLIKMLARKRGININENDLKNGVTEVKEKIKADAIRLAELITHKIPVIYSSKYLPIAKRFKQEINENAKYPAFYGEIPEINHNEIESYVHGPSLLPILIESSELDKITEEVLNPIVIKPYFKDDLKNISSLLALCGVTSLEIAKKLNEIPDKLYNIPKARQLTSNLFKLI; translated from the coding sequence GTGGATGAGGTTTACCTTAATTGGGATAAGTTATTTGATGAAGCATCAAAATTTCCCATTCATGATATTAAAAATGACGAGATAGTATTCTCTGGAATTGGTGGAAGTGGAATAGTTGGAGAAATAGCTAGCATCTTAGAAGTCCAACTAGAATTTAAGAAAAAATTTAGTGGTAAAGAAACGCTAATAGCTGTAAGTTATTCTGGGACTACGTCAGAAACTATATATGACGTTCAAAACGCTATAAAATCAGGCTCCGAAGTGATAATAATAACATCCGGTGGGATTCTTGAAAAGTTAGCAAAAGAAAAAGGATTAAAGTTAATTAAGGTACCATCAGGCTACCAGACACGATACGCATTTCCATACCTTTTTACACCTCTAATAAAAATGCTCGCTAGAAAGCGAGGAATAAATATAAATGAAAATGACTTAAAAAATGGTGTTACAGAGGTTAAAGAGAAAATTAAAGCTGATGCGATACGTTTGGCTGAGCTAATAACCCATAAGATACCAGTAATTTACTCTTCCAAATATTTACCAATAGCTAAAAGATTTAAGCAGGAAATAAATGAAAATGCTAAATATCCTGCTTTTTATGGCGAAATACCTGAGATCAACCATAACGAAATAGAGAGCTATGTGCACGGGCCGTCATTGCTTCCCATTTTAATTGAAAGCTCGGAATTGGATAAGATAACTGAAGAAGTGCTAAATCCAATAGTAATTAAACCATATTTCAAAGATGATTTGAAAAACATTTCTAGCTTACTTGCATTATGTGGAGTAACGTCCCTAGAGATAGCTAAAAAACTAAATGAAATACCAGATAAATTATACAATATACCAAAAGCTAGGCAATTAACCTCAAACTTATTCAAATTAATTTAA
- a CDS encoding ATP/GTP-binding protein, producing the protein MRITEFYVSNFRSLSEVSLKDLGGFNVVVGYNGYGKTNLLSSIFLFVKNLSAGIEKRSVEDRNQEFILLWQGYDVSKPITIGGKIEFTPEEANRIVGKNQKITLEIINRMKYNNKYVEWNLDTLYINGSPPGEDDLKVAKKLAEYASQAIEYVPIFDQSYFDEILKRMTDMNKSPINLRKYWYDFVNLVSATIPEVKGMEFWDGRRLVLNVYNLPIYIDLAASGFQRVILMLFIIWLSGNKILLVEEPEVNMHPTLQAKIMKLIKNWTDNGILQAFLTTHSPYIVEMSADNYIVMRRVNGNSTAITVKPSADLRGTISLLNASLSNILFSRIIILTSELAEPSVIINWLKRLNINVEDNGITIFKASSDLELQHWLKLKNMLSLDVIFLGLCEKLDMSLKEYCVPLSREVENFYSKQALLEVLRRLGIYPDEKEIRDLGREENLRWIINVLRKRGIEYEKLRMSIGELITSVDTVEIPKEIEILANKIKSLQATL; encoded by the coding sequence GTGAGGATTACCGAATTTTACGTCTCAAATTTTAGAAGTCTCAGCGAGGTGAGTTTAAAGGATCTAGGTGGATTTAATGTAGTCGTTGGTTATAACGGATATGGAAAGACTAACTTACTTTCATCAATATTTCTATTTGTAAAAAATTTATCTGCGGGCATAGAAAAAAGATCAGTTGAGGATAGAAACCAGGAGTTCATATTACTTTGGCAAGGATATGACGTTTCAAAGCCCATTACCATTGGGGGTAAAATAGAATTCACCCCAGAAGAGGCAAATAGAATTGTGGGTAAAAATCAGAAAATAACTCTAGAGATAATCAATAGAATGAAATATAATAACAAATATGTAGAATGGAATTTAGATACTCTTTATATAAATGGATCCCCACCCGGTGAAGATGACCTAAAGGTTGCAAAAAAACTTGCTGAATACGCTTCACAAGCTATCGAGTACGTTCCAATATTTGATCAATCCTACTTTGACGAGATCTTGAAGAGAATGACTGATATGAATAAGTCACCTATTAATCTAAGAAAGTATTGGTACGACTTTGTAAATCTAGTTAGTGCGACAATACCTGAGGTTAAGGGCATGGAATTTTGGGATGGAAGAAGATTAGTGCTTAACGTGTACAATTTGCCTATATATATTGATCTGGCAGCTAGTGGTTTTCAAAGAGTTATCTTGATGCTGTTTATAATATGGCTTAGTGGAAATAAAATATTACTAGTGGAAGAGCCAGAAGTGAATATGCACCCCACTCTTCAAGCGAAGATTATGAAGTTAATAAAGAATTGGACGGATAATGGTATTCTGCAAGCATTTCTTACAACTCATTCTCCATACATTGTTGAAATGTCTGCAGATAACTATATTGTCATGAGAAGAGTTAATGGAAATTCGACCGCAATAACAGTAAAACCATCAGCAGATTTAAGAGGGACTATAAGTTTATTAAATGCGAGTCTCAGCAATATTCTATTTAGTAGAATAATAATACTTACTAGTGAATTAGCCGAGCCTTCAGTTATAATAAATTGGCTTAAGAGGCTTAATATTAACGTAGAGGATAATGGAATAACGATCTTCAAAGCATCTTCAGATTTAGAACTACAACATTGGCTTAAATTAAAAAATATGTTAAGTCTTGATGTAATATTCCTTGGATTATGCGAAAAATTAGATATGTCACTAAAGGAGTATTGTGTACCCTTAAGCCGTGAAGTAGAGAATTTCTATAGTAAACAAGCATTGTTAGAAGTCTTAAGGAGATTGGGTATATATCCTGATGAAAAAGAGATAAGGGATTTGGGCAGAGAAGAGAACTTAAGATGGATTATCAATGTCTTAAGAAAGCGAGGAATAGAGTACGAAAAACTCAGGATGTCAATAGGAGAACTCATAACTAGTGTGGATACCGTTGAAATACCTAAAGAAATAGAGATATTGGCAAATAAAATTAAATCCCTTCAAGCTACATTATAA
- a CDS encoding DNA double-strand break repair nuclease NurA: MTKKLELQVLLKDIISKYIVNYLGSSTTINVEAEEYIENDSSGTLISPLNEFMNYVDIRQSQSLIYSIDGSSRSFISSKGIISIASVVISSSITPIFGVYPPISGFPELDLKRPFLALASSSHQSPLIPFFYNSDFITTLSLDGTFFTSANSPEEIETEIRTVLETEALKKIPKDGSIILLDGPLIPPLIFLKSKVRDEVLKMRLEVMRSNVIGVVKRLDKSRLLISSLSKFGSRFSERFKIDPRKYFNDESFILDFIKSNLSPPYVPISLGPILRKIGNIPLYVNYLVYPLHPYVFKFSILRIESLVNDLKIMDQVSSLKFTRDGIPFTLAIADRTAKEITNAILRIVVTTLESMGMQASFYSKLEQVGI, from the coding sequence ATGACGAAAAAGCTAGAGCTTCAAGTATTACTAAAGGACATAATTTCAAAATACATTGTAAACTATTTAGGTTCTTCTACTACTATAAACGTTGAGGCCGAGGAGTATATCGAAAATGACAGTAGTGGAACTTTAATCTCTCCCTTAAATGAGTTTATGAATTACGTTGACATCAGGCAATCTCAGTCCCTAATTTATTCGATAGATGGTAGTAGTAGGAGTTTCATTTCGTCTAAGGGTATAATAAGCATTGCATCAGTTGTAATATCTTCTTCTATTACTCCCATTTTTGGCGTTTACCCTCCTATTTCAGGTTTCCCTGAATTAGATCTAAAGAGGCCGTTTTTAGCATTGGCTTCTTCTTCTCATCAGAGCCCTTTAATTCCATTTTTTTATAATTCAGATTTCATTACAACTTTATCTTTAGATGGAACCTTCTTTACTTCAGCTAACTCTCCAGAAGAGATAGAAACCGAAATCAGAACTGTTCTAGAGACTGAAGCTCTTAAAAAGATACCAAAGGATGGCTCTATCATTTTATTGGATGGTCCTTTGATACCACCCCTAATTTTCTTGAAAAGTAAAGTAAGAGATGAAGTATTGAAGATGAGACTTGAAGTCATGAGATCAAATGTTATTGGTGTTGTTAAGAGGTTAGATAAGTCTAGGTTATTAATATCTAGTCTTTCAAAATTTGGTTCTAGATTTTCAGAAAGGTTTAAGATAGATCCAAGAAAGTATTTTAATGATGAATCATTTATACTTGATTTTATAAAAAGTAATTTATCTCCTCCTTATGTGCCAATTTCTCTAGGTCCCATACTAAGGAAAATAGGCAATATTCCCTTATATGTTAATTATCTAGTTTACCCTTTACACCCTTATGTTTTTAAATTCTCTATATTAAGAATAGAAAGTCTAGTAAATGATCTAAAAATAATGGATCAAGTGTCATCGCTTAAGTTTACAAGGGACGGTATTCCATTCACATTGGCAATTGCAGATAGGACTGCAAAAGAGATTACAAACGCCATATTGAGAATAGTGGTAACTACATTGGAAAGTATGGGAATGCAAGCCAGTTTTTACAGCAAGCTAGAACAGGTGGGTATATGA